Proteins encoded together in one Alteribacter keqinensis window:
- a CDS encoding acetylornithine transaminase, producing the protein MLDNIMQNYQRFPIEIVKGKGSSVWDADGKKYLDYTSGIAVCNLGHVPDAVKEAVENQLESLWHCSNLYHIPAQKQLAEALTRHSFGDQVFFCNSGAEANEAAIKLARKYAADKGQKNTHDVVTFAQSFHGRTLATLTATGQSHVKAGFDPLPEGFQHLEFNDTAALDAIAAKRPCAVLLELVQGEGGIVPADTEWVRQLEGICKQNDILLILDEVQTGVGRTGKLFAYEHYGITPDVMTLAKGLGSGFPIGAVIAGKDAAASFTPGSHGTTFGGNPLASTAGLATLKEILDNNVIKNAEVQSDYLFSQLKRLESQFSLVQSVRGKGLLAGMEVSCPAKEIVIKALEKGVLILTAGANVVRLLPPLTTKKEEIDEVAGVLENILTAIEEKGGVKL; encoded by the coding sequence GTGTTGGATAACATCATGCAGAACTATCAGCGCTTCCCGATAGAGATTGTGAAAGGAAAAGGATCCTCTGTCTGGGATGCAGACGGAAAAAAATATCTTGATTACACGTCAGGAATTGCTGTGTGCAATTTGGGACATGTGCCTGACGCGGTGAAAGAAGCAGTAGAAAACCAGCTTGAAAGCCTGTGGCACTGTTCGAATTTATACCACATTCCTGCTCAGAAACAACTTGCAGAAGCGCTCACCCGTCATTCTTTCGGTGATCAGGTATTCTTTTGCAACAGCGGGGCTGAAGCCAATGAAGCGGCAATTAAACTGGCAAGGAAATATGCAGCAGACAAAGGACAGAAAAATACACATGATGTCGTCACGTTCGCGCAGTCTTTTCACGGAAGAACGCTTGCCACTCTTACGGCAACCGGACAAAGTCATGTGAAAGCAGGATTTGATCCTTTACCAGAGGGCTTTCAACATTTGGAGTTTAACGACACTGCTGCCCTCGATGCTATTGCAGCAAAACGCCCGTGTGCCGTTCTTCTGGAGCTGGTTCAGGGTGAAGGAGGCATTGTACCCGCAGATACCGAGTGGGTCCGGCAGCTTGAAGGAATTTGTAAACAAAATGATATCCTTCTGATTCTAGATGAAGTTCAGACAGGCGTGGGGCGTACAGGAAAACTGTTTGCCTATGAGCATTACGGCATTACCCCGGACGTCATGACTCTTGCAAAGGGACTTGGGTCGGGCTTTCCTATTGGAGCGGTTATTGCAGGGAAAGATGCCGCGGCTTCTTTTACGCCGGGATCACATGGTACTACATTCGGAGGGAATCCCCTCGCTTCAACAGCAGGGCTCGCTACACTGAAGGAAATCTTGGATAACAACGTCATTAAAAACGCAGAGGTGCAGTCCGATTACTTATTTTCACAGCTTAAAAGACTGGAGAGTCAATTCTCTCTCGTCCAATCTGTAAGAGGGAAAGGTCTTTTGGCGGGAATGGAAGTCTCATGCCCGGCAAAAGAAATTGTCATAAAAGCTCTCGAGAAGGGCGTGCTTATTCTGACAGCAGGAGCGAATGTTGTACGGCTCCTGCCACCATTAACAACGAAGAAAGAGGAAATCGACGAAGTGGCTGGTGTGCTGGAAAACATACTCACAGCCATTGAGGAGAAAGGAGGGGTGAAGCTGTGA
- the argB gene encoding acetylglutamate kinase, which translates to MKKYVVIKCGGSVLDRLPAGFYETIADLQHTEEWQPVIVHGGGPLISELLEKQGVPTTFTDGMRVTSEGVLEVVEMVLSGSVNKKLVSSLQKAGANAFGFSGVDGCLFTTEPMYKESALGLVGKVTKVKTALIDLIASEGMVPVISPVGGDGEGTTYNINGDVAAAAVAGALNAELCFISDIAGIYIEENGQKKTVHKMTQTEAESFIQDKWITGGMIPKVRSALDGLSSGVTRVGIVNGMNASSLPDFLQGKEIGTKITADKEGYRVG; encoded by the coding sequence ATGAAAAAGTACGTTGTTATAAAGTGTGGAGGCAGTGTCCTTGACCGGCTCCCTGCGGGATTTTATGAAACCATCGCAGACCTTCAGCATACTGAAGAGTGGCAGCCTGTAATTGTTCACGGCGGCGGCCCCCTCATTTCAGAGCTGCTTGAAAAGCAGGGTGTCCCGACAACATTTACCGACGGAATGAGGGTTACCTCTGAGGGAGTACTGGAAGTAGTGGAAATGGTACTCAGCGGATCTGTAAATAAAAAACTCGTCTCCTCTCTCCAAAAAGCCGGAGCCAATGCGTTCGGCTTCAGCGGAGTTGACGGTTGTCTTTTTACAACAGAACCGATGTACAAAGAGAGTGCTCTCGGTCTTGTAGGGAAGGTAACCAAAGTCAAAACAGCCCTCATTGATCTTATTGCCTCAGAGGGAATGGTTCCTGTTATTTCCCCTGTTGGCGGCGACGGAGAGGGTACAACCTACAACATCAACGGTGATGTGGCTGCAGCTGCCGTGGCTGGTGCACTGAATGCAGAGCTTTGTTTTATCAGTGATATTGCCGGTATTTATATAGAAGAAAACGGTCAGAAAAAAACGGTTCATAAAATGACACAAACAGAAGCGGAATCGTTTATTCAAGATAAATGGATTACAGGAGGTATGATTCCCAAAGTCCGGTCCGCACTTGACGGACTGTCCTCGGGAGTAACCCGTGTAGGAATTGTAAACGGTATGAATGCATCAAGCCTCCCGGATTTTTTACAAGGAAAAGAGATTGGAACAAAAATTACAGCAGATAAAGAGGGATACCGTGTTGGATAA
- the argJ gene encoding bifunctional glutamate N-acetyltransferase/amino-acid acetyltransferase ArgJ, translating to MKTITSKPICKINSAGGVTTPAGYRAGGVHCGIRRKKLDLGWLISDTPATAAAVYTTNQFQAPPLKVTKESIFTAHKIQGVLVNSGVANACTGEKGLQDAYEMRSQFAQTAGIAPEHAAVASTGVIGVPLPVEKISQGLTAFYDEENEGTNRFEKAILTTDTCEKTASVELVIDGKTVTIGGAAKGSGMIDPNMATMLAFLTTDAEVAWESLQNALKEAIDRTFNMITVDGDSSTNDMVLLMANGHAGNHTLHEGHPQWAEFCEALQTLCESLAKSIAKDGEGATKLIEVSVTGAESDAGAKRIGKAIISSNLVKTAVFGSDPNWGRIVCAIGYSNEPVIPEKVDVFLGPVPVVAQGLPLPFDEGAAKEYLNNDTISIHAHLGQGEGEAKAWGCDLTYDYVKINASYRT from the coding sequence AGGCGGCGTTCACTGCGGCATCCGGAGAAAAAAGCTTGACCTGGGCTGGCTGATTTCTGACACGCCTGCAACTGCTGCGGCTGTTTACACGACCAACCAGTTTCAGGCACCGCCTTTAAAAGTAACTAAAGAAAGTATCTTCACAGCTCACAAGATTCAAGGAGTACTCGTAAACTCCGGTGTAGCCAATGCGTGTACGGGAGAAAAAGGGTTACAAGACGCCTATGAGATGCGTTCCCAATTTGCCCAAACCGCCGGGATTGCCCCGGAACATGCAGCAGTTGCCTCCACAGGTGTGATCGGAGTTCCTCTGCCGGTTGAGAAAATCAGCCAGGGCCTTACAGCGTTTTATGATGAAGAAAACGAGGGAACAAACCGGTTTGAAAAAGCCATTCTCACAACAGATACATGTGAAAAAACCGCCTCCGTTGAGCTTGTTATCGACGGGAAAACCGTCACCATTGGCGGCGCGGCAAAAGGGTCGGGGATGATCGATCCGAATATGGCAACGATGCTCGCTTTTCTGACTACAGACGCAGAAGTAGCCTGGGAGAGCCTCCAAAACGCCTTGAAAGAAGCGATTGACCGTACATTTAACATGATTACCGTTGACGGAGACTCGAGCACGAACGATATGGTCCTCCTCATGGCGAACGGCCACGCCGGTAATCATACCCTTCACGAAGGGCATCCACAGTGGGCGGAGTTTTGTGAAGCACTTCAAACCCTGTGTGAGAGTCTTGCCAAATCCATTGCAAAAGACGGCGAAGGGGCTACAAAGCTCATTGAAGTATCGGTGACAGGTGCAGAGTCAGATGCGGGAGCGAAAAGGATCGGGAAGGCGATTATTTCTTCCAATCTTGTAAAAACTGCTGTCTTTGGGAGTGATCCGAACTGGGGGCGCATCGTTTGTGCCATCGGATACAGTAACGAACCTGTTATACCTGAAAAAGTGGATGTCTTTCTCGGACCTGTTCCGGTCGTTGCCCAGGGGCTTCCTCTTCCATTTGATGAAGGTGCGGCAAAGGAATATCTGAATAACGATACAATCAGCATTCACGCTCACCTCGGTCAGGGAGAGGGAGAAGCGAAAGCCTGGGGATGCGACCTTACTTACGACTATGTCAAAATAAATGCGTCATACCGGACGTAA